From Vigna unguiculata cultivar IT97K-499-35 chromosome 5, ASM411807v1, whole genome shotgun sequence, the proteins below share one genomic window:
- the LOC114185919 gene encoding uncharacterized protein At2g37660, chloroplastic-like translates to MAMVTRVPFVAAATTPLSSSSSSFLQSLTWWNRESVAKGVGTRISVVAAKITVLVTGAGGRTGKIVYKKLKERPNEYVARGLVRREESKEKIGGADEIYVGDIRDAENI, encoded by the exons ATGGCTATGGTGACACGTGTTCCTTTTGTCGCCGCTGCCACTACTcctctctcttcctcttcttcttcatttttgcAGTCACTAACATGGTGGAACCGAGAAAGTGTTGCGAAGGGCGTTGGAACAAGAATCAGTGTTGTGGCCGCGAAGATCACTGTCCTTGTTACGGGAGCGGGTGGTCGCACAG ggaaaatagtttataaaaagCTGAAAGAGAGGCCAAATGAATATGTGGCAAGAGGTCTGGTTAGAAGAGAAGAAAGCAAAGAGAAGATTGGTGGTGCAGATGAGATTTATGTAGGGGATATAAGAGATGCTGAGAATATTTGA